From Amycolatopsis sp. YIM 10, the proteins below share one genomic window:
- a CDS encoding RidA family protein — MDGSVSAHRIVVAPELAEPVGFAHAVVAAPGRTVYLGGQTAQGRDGEIVGDTIVEQFDVAAGNVAAALRAAGGQPSDLVSLLFYVTDLPAYRAALKELAPLYRKHFGRHYPAIALLGVAELFDPAAKLELVGTAVITDG, encoded by the coding sequence GTGGACGGGTCGGTGAGCGCGCACCGGATCGTGGTGGCGCCGGAGCTGGCGGAGCCGGTCGGCTTCGCGCACGCGGTCGTGGCCGCGCCCGGGCGCACGGTGTACCTCGGCGGGCAGACCGCGCAGGGCCGCGACGGCGAGATCGTCGGCGACACGATCGTGGAACAGTTCGACGTGGCCGCCGGGAACGTCGCCGCGGCGCTGCGGGCGGCCGGTGGGCAGCCCTCCGACCTGGTGTCGCTGCTGTTCTACGTGACGGACCTGCCCGCCTACCGGGCGGCGCTGAAGGAGCTGGCCCCGCTGTACCGCAAGCACTTCGGCCGGCACTACCCGGCGATCGCGCTGCTCGGCGTGGCCGAGCTGTTCGATCCGGCGGCGAAGCTCGAACTGGTCGGCACGGCGGTGATCACCGATGGGTGA
- a CDS encoding acyl-CoA dehydrogenase family protein has translation MGDLLARAEQVGEELRALAREDGRINRPLVRALAEHGLLDLVFVRDQAGYRPVTAMVLCLLREGLARHCTEAETAFAVQGLGSYPILSAGRPEVVDEWIPRVAAGEAVAAFALTEPGAGSDVASLALQATPDGNGYRLNGEKVYISNAPDADVYTVFARTGDAGSRGITAFCVPGSSPGLSGESIPLLSPHPIGRLVFDHVFVPRTHVLGEVGRGMRVAMGTLNLFRPSVGAFAVGMGQAALDAAVAYAGAREAFGKRLHDFQAVSHSLAEVATRLKAARLLVHDAAAAYDEGRSEVASAAAMAKLFATETAQQAVDAAIQVHGARALERGHLLEHLYREVRAPRIYEGASEVQREIIARSLFPGQR, from the coding sequence ATGGGTGATCTGCTGGCCCGCGCCGAGCAGGTCGGCGAGGAACTGCGCGCGCTGGCACGCGAGGACGGCCGGATCAACCGGCCGCTGGTGCGCGCGCTGGCCGAGCACGGCCTGCTGGACCTGGTGTTCGTGCGCGATCAGGCGGGCTACCGGCCGGTGACCGCGATGGTGCTGTGCCTGCTGCGCGAGGGCCTGGCCCGGCACTGCACCGAGGCGGAGACCGCGTTCGCGGTGCAGGGGCTGGGCTCGTACCCGATCCTGTCGGCGGGCAGGCCGGAGGTGGTCGACGAGTGGATCCCGCGGGTCGCCGCCGGTGAGGCCGTCGCCGCGTTCGCGCTGACCGAGCCGGGCGCCGGGTCCGACGTGGCCTCGCTGGCGCTGCAAGCGACCCCGGACGGCAACGGCTACCGGCTCAACGGCGAGAAGGTCTACATCTCCAACGCGCCCGACGCCGACGTCTATACGGTGTTCGCGCGAACCGGCGACGCGGGGTCGCGCGGCATCACGGCCTTCTGCGTGCCCGGCTCGTCACCCGGGCTCAGCGGGGAGTCGATCCCGCTGCTGTCGCCGCACCCGATCGGACGACTGGTGTTCGACCACGTCTTCGTGCCGCGGACCCACGTGCTCGGGGAGGTCGGTCGCGGCATGCGCGTGGCGATGGGCACGCTGAACCTGTTCCGGCCCAGCGTCGGCGCCTTCGCGGTGGGCATGGGCCAGGCCGCGCTCGACGCCGCCGTGGCCTATGCCGGTGCCAGGGAGGCGTTCGGGAAGCGGCTGCACGACTTCCAGGCGGTGTCGCACTCGCTGGCCGAGGTCGCGACCCGGCTCAAGGCGGCCCGCCTCCTGGTACACGACGCGGCCGCCGCCTACGACGAGGGCCGCTCCGAGGTCGCGTCGGCGGCCGCGATGGCCAAGCTCTTCGCCACCGAGACCGCGCAGCAGGCGGTCGACGCCGCGATCCAGGTCCACGGTGCCCGCGCCCTCGAGCGCGGGCACCTGCTGGAACACCTGTACCGCGAGGTTCGCGCGCCCCGTATTTACGAGGGCGCCTCCGAGGTGCAGCGCGAGATCATCGCGCGGAGCTTGTTCCCAGGGCAGCGGTGA
- a CDS encoding RidA family protein, with protein sequence MSILRTNPPALHVPPGYHHVTVTEPTRLVFLAGQCPLDAEGATVDGGLLAQVDQVVANTLTALESAGAGPADVVRTVIYVATTSADELSAVWDRLNASALAEAFTTASTLTGVTVLGYPGQLVELDVTAALGTSSAR encoded by the coding sequence GTGAGCATTCTCCGGACAAATCCCCCGGCCCTGCACGTCCCGCCCGGCTACCACCACGTGACCGTCACCGAGCCCACCCGGCTCGTCTTCCTCGCCGGGCAGTGCCCGCTCGACGCCGAGGGCGCCACCGTCGACGGCGGCCTGCTCGCCCAGGTCGACCAGGTGGTGGCGAACACGCTCACCGCACTGGAGTCCGCCGGCGCGGGCCCGGCCGACGTGGTCCGGACGGTGATCTACGTGGCCACCACCTCGGCCGACGAGCTGTCCGCGGTCTGGGACCGGCTCAACGCCTCCGCCCTCGCCGAGGCCTTCACCACCGCGAGCACCCTGACCGGGGTCACCGTGCTCGGCTACCCCGGCCAGCTCGTCGAACTGGACGTCACCGCTGCCCTGGGAACAAGCTCCGCGCGATGA